The Aphis gossypii isolate Hap1 chromosome 3, ASM2018417v2, whole genome shotgun sequence genome includes a region encoding these proteins:
- the LOC114123317 gene encoding ion transport peptide-like isoform X3: protein MSKYSVMGYEPALVLVATLMAIMAVSVVAVPAAHHLHHHSGGHHRMTGNGAAGSSSPSLSGIDHPLSKRSFFDIQCKGVYDKTIFARLDRVCEDCYNLFREPQLHSLCRKNCFTTDFFKGCLDVLLLEDEVEKIQKWIKQLHGADPVGVGA from the exons aTGTCGAAATACAGTGTGATGGGCTACGAACCCGCACTAGTACTGGTCGCCACGCTGATGGCGATAATGGCTGTGTCCGTGGTCGCCGTGCCGGCCGCTCACCACCTACACCACCACTCAGGCGGCCACCACCGGATGACGGGTAACGGCGCGGCCGGCTCGTCGTCGCCCTCGTTGTCGGGCATCGATCACCCGCTCAGCAAACGGTCGTTCTTCGACATCCAGTGCAAAGGCGTGTACGACAAGACGATATTCGCCCGACTAGACAGGGTGTGCGAGGACTGTTACAACTTGTTCCGGGAACCACAACTCCACTCACTGTGCAG GAAAAATTGCTTCACGACAGATTTTTTCAAAGGATGTCTGGACGTGCTCCTGCTTGAGGATGAAGTGGAAAAGATACAGAAGTGGATTAAACAGTTGCACGGGGCTGATCCTGTCGGGGTTGGGGcttag
- the LOC114123318 gene encoding protein l(2)37Cc encodes MAAQLFNRIGQLGLGLAVAGSVANTALYNVDGGHRAVIFDRFTGIKNTVVGEGTHFLIPWVQKPIIFDVRSRPRNVPVITGSKDLQNVNITLRILFRPLPEQLPKIYTILGVDYDERVLPSITTEVLKAVVAQFDAGELITQRENVSRKVSETLIERAGQFGVVLDDISITHLTFGKEFTQAVELKQVAQQDAERARFLVEKAEQQKQASIISAQGDSEAASMLAKSFGDAGEGLVELRRIEAAEDIAYQLSRSRQVSYFPPGQNILLNLPTQ; translated from the exons ATGGCCGCACAACTGTTCAATCGAATTGGTCAATTAGGTCTTGGTCTAGCAGTAGCTGGCAGTGTAGCTAATACAGcattatataatgttgatGGTGGTCATCGAGCTGTCATATTTGACAGATTTACAGGAATAAAGAACACTGTGGTTGGAGAaggaacacattttttaattcccTGGGTACAGAAGCCAATCATTTTTGATGTCCGCTCACGTCCCAGGAACGTCCCAGTCATCACTGGTAGCAAAGATTTGCAAAACGTTAACATCACCCTCAGAATATTATTCAGACCCCTTCCAGAACAATTGCcaaaaatatacactatttTAGGTGTAGATTATGATGAACGTGTCTTACCCTCAATCACCACTGAAGTCTTAAAGGCTGTAGTGGCACAGTTTGATGCAGGCGAGCTTATCACTCAGAGAGAAAATGTTTCtcgtaaa gTGAGTGAAACTCTTATTGAACGTGCTGGACAGTTTGGTGTTGTGTTAGATGATATTTCAATTACCCATTTAACATTCGGTAAGGAGTTCACTCAGGCTGTAGAATTGAAACAAGTGGCTCAACAAGATGCAGAAAGAGCAAGATTTTTGGTAGAAAAAGCAGAACAACAAAAACAAGCTTCTATTATTTCAGCCCAGGGAGATTCAGAAGCTGCTTCAATGTTAGCAAAATCATTTGGAGATGCGGGTGAAGGTTTGGTCGAGTTAAGAAGAATTGAAGCTGCAGAGGATATTGCTTATCAACTATCTAGATCTAGACAAGTGTCATATTTCCCCCCAGGACAAAACATTCTTCTTAACTTACCAACACAATAA
- the LOC114123309 gene encoding gastrulation defective protein 1 homolog, translating to MTDNSHVNYVQSELQKNEINDDEDEEDYIGPPIPSELKVLEKSVENISADEHDKSIKEVEKVTRSKDNSNNDNESSDDDDDDDDDDDDDDDDDSKQIKIPIESQVSLNHGIKAVTALCIDPPGVRLASGSVDYEVRLWDFAGMDQTLQSFRTLTPCGNHPIKFLKYSPTGDRLLVISGMSQAKVLDRDGHELWECVKGDQYISDMVRTKGHTSPLTCGTWHPRHKEEFLTSSEDGSCRIWDMTKKDKHKSIIKCRAKNGLRTIPTTCNYSNDGKLVACACRDGSILVWDTRKPSFVNATFTIRDAHLNNSDTSSIVFSYRDTLICTRGEGIDETMKLWDIRAFKKPLHVVDGLYSRYSTTDCCFSPDDSIVVTGHSVRPKEQGGHLMFYNTNTFELLEKVKVSETHSIKVYWHPKLKQLFAGCGDGTVKVFYDKVNSQRGAMLCASKAHTKTKQMEMVPTQQIITPHALPMFRQDRNKSLKKRIEKDRLDPMKSKRPDLPIKSGQGGRVAASGSTLSSYVIRNLGLSKRVEDDQDPREAILKYAQDAADNPYWITPAYAKTQPKTVLKESEDEPQEKKIKFAIGQPKS from the exons atgactgACAATTCTCATGTTAATTATGTTCAATCTGAACtgcaaaaaaatgaaataaatgatgATGAAGATGAAGAAGATTATATTGGTCCACCTATACCCAGTGAATTAAAAGTATTGGAAAAAAGTGTAGAGAATATTTCTGCTGATGAGCATGACAAAAGCATTAAAGAAGTTGAAAAGGTTACCCGTTCAAAAGACAATAGCAATAATGACAACGAAAGtagtgatgatgatgatgatgatgatgatgatgatgatgatgacgacgacgatgattcAAAACAGATTAAAATTCCCATAGAAAGTCAAGTGTCTTTAAATCATGGCATTAAAGCAGTCACTGCACTTTGTATAGATCCTCCGGGAGTCAGGTTGGCTAGTGGATCTGTTGACTATGAAGTGAGACTTTGGGATTTTGCTGGTATGGACCAAACACTACAGAGTTTCCGCACTCTAACTCCTTGTGGAAACCAtccaattaagtttttaaaatactcacCAACTGGAGATCGTCTTTTAGTAATTTCTGGTATGTCTCAAGCAAAAGTATTAGATAGAGATGGCCATGAACTATGGGAATGTGTTAAGGGTGATCAATACATTTCAGACATG GTGCGTACCAAAGGTCATACATCTCCATTGACTTGTGGTACATGGCATCCAAGACACAAAGAAGAATTTTTAACTAGTTCAGAAGACGGATCTTGTCGTATTTGGGATATGACCAAAAAAGATAAACATAAAAGCATAATTAAATGTAGGGCAAAAAATGGCTTGAGAACAATCCCAACTACTTGTAATTATAGTAATGACGGCAAATTAGTTGCCTGCGCATGTAGGGATGGATCAATTCTTGTTTGGGACACCAGAAAACCAAGTTTTGTGAATGCCACGTTTACAATACGCGAtgctcatttaaataattctgatACTTCTTCCATCGTATTTTCTTATAGAGatacattaatatgtacaCGTGGTGAAGGTATTGATGAAACAATGAAACTCTGGGATATAAGAGCCTTTAAGAAGCCTTTACATGTAGTTGATGGACTTTATTCTag gtattcaaCAACAGATTGCTGTTTTAGTCCGGATGATTCAATAGTAGTAACTGGTCACTCAGTACGTCCCAAAGAGCAAGGAGgacatttaatgttttacaatacaaatacatttgaaCTTCTTGAAAAAGTTAAAGTTTCTGAAACACATTCCATAAAAGTGTACTGGCACCCTAAgctcaaacaattatttgctGGTTGCGGTGATGGAACTGTGAAAGTATTCTATGACAAAGTAAATAGCCAAAGAGGTGCAATGCTATGTGCTTCAAAAGCCCATACTAAAACCAAACAAATGGAAATGGTACCAACACAGCAAATCATTACACCCCACGCTTTACCAATGTTTAGACAAGATagaaataaatcattgaagAAACGTATTGAAAAAGATAGATTGGATCCAATGAAATCAAAGAGGCCAGATTTACCAATCAAGTCTGGTCAAGGTGGTCGTGTTGCTGCATCAGGTAGCACTCTTAGTTCATATGTTATTCGTAATTTGGGATTAAGCAAACGAGTTGAAGATGATCAAGATCCACGAGAAGCAATTTTAAAGTATGCTCAAGATGCAGCTGATAATCCATATTGGATTACCCCTGCATATGCTAAAACACAGCctaaaactgttttaaaagaATCAGAAGATGAACCCcaagaaaagaaaattaaatttgcaaTTGGACAACCCAaatcgtaa